In Neoarius graeffei isolate fNeoGra1 chromosome 9, fNeoGra1.pri, whole genome shotgun sequence, one genomic interval encodes:
- the LOC132891470 gene encoding serine protease inhibitor Kazal-type 1-like has translation MKLVFLISVSVLVYFTAFTAADDGTTTTPREANCQNYVTDVCTREFIPVCGDDGTAYSNECVLCMESRKQNKTIKVVKDGDCKPVE, from the exons aTGAAGCTGGTTTTCCTGATCAGTGTTTCTGTTCTCGTCTATTTCACTG CCTTCACAGCAGCAGACGACGGCACCACTACCACACCCAGAGAG gccAACTGCCAGAACTATGTAACTGATGTGTGTACACGTGAATTTATACCAGTGTGCGGTGATGATGGCACAGCCTACTCAAATGAGTGTGTGCTGTGCATGGAAAGCAG GAAGCAAAACAAGACTATCAAGGTGGTGAAGGATGGAGACTGCAAACCTGTTGAATAA